Genomic segment of Candidatus Caldatribacterium sp.:
CCATCCTGAGCGCTCGCTCTCATCCCTCACCCAGGAAGAGAAGGAGCGCCTTTTCTTTAGCATTCTCGGGGTCCTTGAGGAAGCCATTGCTGCGAAGGGGACGACCATTCGGGACTTCCGCCGCCCCTCGAAGGAAACGGGGAACTTCCAGGACTTTCTTCTCGTGTACGGAAGAGAGCACTGTCCCAATTGTGGGGGAAGTATCATTCGAAAGACCATTGGCTCCCGGAACACGTACTTTTGTCCCCGCTGCCAGGGGTAAGTCCTGCTACTAAAAGAGGCTGCCCCCAAGATGGAACGACGACCCTGTGGTGATCCTGCGAACGAGGCCTCGGAAAATGCAGCGGGCCTTTTCCTGATCTGGCACACTCCTAAAAGCAACTCCTTGACAACTCGCCCTCCTTCTCCTATAATGCTACTAAAATGATAATTTTTATAGCTTTTGGGAGGGATTGACGATTCGTCTCTCAACGCGTTCCCGATACGGGCTTCGGCTCATGATAGACCTTGCCCTCTCCTACGAGGAAGGGGGATTCGTATTCCTGCGGGACATAGCCAAAAAAGAGGAGATTTCGGAGAAGTACCTGGGGCAACTCATCATCCCTCTGCGCTCGGCAGGACTCATTGCTTCAAAGCGGGGAGCTGAAGGAGGGTACCAGCTCGCAAGACCCCCAGAGACAATCACAGTCCTTGAGGTGGTTGAAGCCCTTGAGGGGAAAACGGTCATCGTGGATTGCCTGCGGGATGAGGGGTTCTGCACCCGGGCGTCAGGATGTGCTGCCCGGGAGGTCTGGCAGAAACTCCAGAACGCCATTGTTGAAACCCTTGGGAATATTACCCTTGCCGACACGGTACGCATCGCTAAGGAAAAATCCCGATTCCCGGACTATGTCATCTGAGAGGAGTGCCTATGAAGGCCGTTGGGCTTGTTTCAGGAGGACTTGACAGTTCCATAGCGATTGCCCTTATTCGATCGCAGGGGATTGAGGTCGTCGCCCTGAACTTCGTGAGTCCCTTTTTCGGACGAAAGGGTTTCCTGCGAAGGACGATGGAAAAACTCGGGGCAGAGCTCCGGGAGATTTCGGTCGGAGAGGAGTACCTCGATATCGTGAAGAACCCTCGCTTTGGGTATGGGAAGAATCTCAACCCCTGCATCGACTGCAAAATCTTCATGCTTCGAAAGGCAAAGACCATTATGGAGGAAGAGGGGGCAAGCTTTGTCTTCACGGGTGAAGTCGTGGGGCAACGCCCGAAGTCCCAGATGCGGGATACCCTGCGGCTCATCGAAAGGGAGAGTGGACTCTTGGGGCTTCTCCTCCGTCCCCTCTCGGCAAAACTCCTTCCACCAACCATTCCTGAGAAAGAAGGGTGGGTAAAGCGGGAGGAACTCCTGGGCATTTCCGGGCGAGGGCGCAAAGAGCAGCTTGAGCTGGCAAAGCGTTTCGGCATCGAAGAGTACGCAACCCCGGCAGGAGGGTGTCTCCTCACCGATCCCATTTTCTGCGAGCGCCTCAAAGACCTCATGGAACATGGACCGTTCACTTTCGAGGAGATCGAGCTTCTGAAGCTGGGGAGGCATTTCCGCCTCCATGGGGGATACAAGCTCATTGTGGGACGAGACGAGCGGGAGAACAAGGCGCTCTTTTCCCTTGCAAAACCTGGGGATCTCCTCTTTTCCCCTCAAGGCGGGAAAGGACCCTGGGGAGTGGGGAGAGGTTCTGCCCGCCCTGAAGACGTGCATCTTTCCGCCCAAATCATTGCTTTCTACACCAAGAACGGGGCGGAGAAAACACCAGTACTCGTTCGGGACCTTGAAGGAAGTTCCGAGGTTCTGGAGGTCCCAAAGTGTGGGGAACAAACTCTCGGAGCATTACGCATACCAAAGGGGTGAGAACGTGTCGGGAATGGGAACTTCGTACGTTGCGCAAGGTGTGGAGAACTCCAGTGGGTTGCCGAGGAATTCCTTTTTCTGTGTCCTTCCTGTGGCGAGGTGCTTGACCCATTCGTGACTTTCAAAGAGGGGGAGGACCCATGCGCATTGCCGAGGACATTACAAAGCTCATCGGTAACACTCCTCTCGTATACCTGAGTAAGCTCGCCCGAGGGTTGCCGGGAAAGGTTGCGGCAAAACTCGAGTTCTTCAACCCCTGTGGAAGCGTCAAGGACCGAATCGCGGTATCGATGATTGAGGAGGCCGAGCAGCAGGGACTTCTCGGCCCGGAATCGACGGTCATTGAGCCTACAAGTGGCAACACCGGCATCGGCCTTGCTTTCGTCTGTGCCCAGCGGGGATACCGTCTCATCCTCACTATGCCTGAAAGCGTCTCGGTGGAACGGCGGAAGATTCTTGCTCGCTTTGGGGCCGAAGTGGTCCTCACCCCGGCGGAAGAGGGCATGCGCGGGGCGGTACGGAAGGCTGAGGAACTCTGCGCACAGATTCCTCGTGCCTTCATGCCCCAGCAGTTCAAAAATCCGGCCAACCCTAAAATCCATCGGGAAACCACAGCTGAAGAAATCTGGCGTGACACCGACGGCCAGGTCGACATCCTCGTGGCAGGGGTCGGAACGGGAGGAACCATTACCGGAGTCGCCGAAGTCATAAAGAGGCGAAAACCTTCTTTCCGGGTCGTAGCGGTGGAACCGGCTCGTTCACCGGTGCTCTCGGGGGGCCAGCCTGGGCAGCACAAAATTCAAGGAATCGGAGCAGGCTTCGTCCCTGAGGTCTTGCGTCTTGAACTCGTTGATGAGATTCTCCAGGTAACGGACGAAGCAGCCTTTGCCACCGCCGAGCGCTTGGCCAAGGAAGAGGGAATTCTTGCAGGAATTTCATCCGGTGCCGCAGCCTGGGCAGCCTTAGAAGTGGCCAGAAGACCTGAGAACGAAGGAAAACTCATCGTTGTGGTCCTTCCGGACACCGGAGAACGGTACCTCTCCCTATGGTGAGGGAAAAACTCTCTGTCCTTGAGAGAATTCTTGAGTCCTTAGGGCACGCTCTTGTAGCGTACTCAGGAGGTGTGGATTCGACTTTCCTCCTTTTCGTTGCCCGACGCATCCTTGGGGAAAATGCCCGGGGAGTCCTTATCGACACGCCCCTCCTCCCTCCTCCTAAAAAAGAGGAGGCCCTCAAGACCTCCCGTGTCTTAGGGTTCCCCGTGGAGGTTTTTCCTGTGGACATTTTTGAGGACCAGAACGTCGTGGCCAACGGGCCAGAACGCTGCTACTTCTGCAAGAGGTACCTTTTCTCAAAACTCCTTGCCCGAGCCGGAAAGGCAGTGCTCTGTGACGGAACCAACGCCGAGGATCTTGGGGAACTTCGCCCCGGCCTTCGAGCCAAAGAGGAGCTCGGTGTCCGCTCGCCCCTTGCGGAAGCAGGGCTCACAAAGAGAGAAATCCGGGAGCTTTCCCGGGAGTTTGGCCTTCCCACCTGGGACAAGCCCTCGTACTCGTGCCTTGCCACCCGCATTCCTCAGGGAACAAGGCTCACCCAGGACCTT
This window contains:
- a CDS encoding Rrf2 family transcriptional regulator yields the protein MRLSTRSRYGLRLMIDLALSYEEGGFVFLRDIAKKEEISEKYLGQLIIPLRSAGLIASKRGAEGGYQLARPPETITVLEVVEALEGKTVIVDCLRDEGFCTRASGCAAREVWQKLQNAIVETLGNITLADTVRIAKEKSRFPDYVI
- a CDS encoding tRNA 4-thiouridine(8) synthase ThiI; amino-acid sequence: MKAVGLVSGGLDSSIAIALIRSQGIEVVALNFVSPFFGRKGFLRRTMEKLGAELREISVGEEYLDIVKNPRFGYGKNLNPCIDCKIFMLRKAKTIMEEEGASFVFTGEVVGQRPKSQMRDTLRLIERESGLLGLLLRPLSAKLLPPTIPEKEGWVKREELLGISGRGRKEQLELAKRFGIEEYATPAGGCLLTDPIFCERLKDLMEHGPFTFEEIELLKLGRHFRLHGGYKLIVGRDERENKALFSLAKPGDLLFSPQGGKGPWGVGRGSARPEDVHLSAQIIAFYTKNGAEKTPVLVRDLEGSSEVLEVPKCGEQTLGALRIPKG
- the cysK gene encoding cysteine synthase A, producing the protein MRIAEDITKLIGNTPLVYLSKLARGLPGKVAAKLEFFNPCGSVKDRIAVSMIEEAEQQGLLGPESTVIEPTSGNTGIGLAFVCAQRGYRLILTMPESVSVERRKILARFGAEVVLTPAEEGMRGAVRKAEELCAQIPRAFMPQQFKNPANPKIHRETTAEEIWRDTDGQVDILVAGVGTGGTITGVAEVIKRRKPSFRVVAVEPARSPVLSGGQPGQHKIQGIGAGFVPEVLRLELVDEILQVTDEAAFATAERLAKEEGILAGISSGAAAWAALEVARRPENEGKLIVVVLPDTGERYLSLW
- the larE gene encoding ATP-dependent sacrificial sulfur transferase LarE: MVREKLSVLERILESLGHALVAYSGGVDSTFLLFVARRILGENARGVLIDTPLLPPPKKEEALKTSRVLGFPVEVFPVDIFEDQNVVANGPERCYFCKRYLFSKLLARAGKAVLCDGTNAEDLGELRPGLRAKEELGVRSPLAEAGLTKREIRELSREFGLPTWDKPSYSCLATRIPQGTRLTQDLLDRIGRLEHFLEGLGFSGFRVRHHGSIARLEFEEKDFSLLLEPEKRRRILEEFQKAGYRFVTLDLAGYQKGSMDREV